A single Thermoanaerobacterium sp. RBIITD DNA region contains:
- the murQ gene encoding N-acetylmuramic acid 6-phosphate etherase — MNLEKLITEGRNPDTMDIDKLDTIDMLKKINNEDKKVAIAVEKVVPDIAKAVDGIVERMKRGGRLIYIGAGTSGRLGILDASECPPTYGTDPNLVVGIIAGGDKAIRNAVEGAEDNKDAGKQDLININLTANDSVVGIAASGRTPYVIGALEYCKMVGTFTIGLSCNPEAGFSDVVDVMITPVVGPEVIMGSTRMKAGTAQKLVLNMLSTCTMIKLGKVYSNLMVDVQANNEKLLERAKRIVKLATGEDDEIIKKTLQKTHYNVKLTILMIVTGLDMMKAQELLKLSDGYIAKAIKLSERW; from the coding sequence ATGAATCTTGAAAAATTAATAACTGAGGGTAGAAACCCAGATACTATGGATATTGATAAACTTGATACCATAGATATGCTAAAAAAGATAAATAATGAAGATAAAAAAGTTGCAATAGCTGTAGAAAAAGTAGTACCTGATATTGCTAAGGCAGTCGATGGTATTGTTGAGAGGATGAAAAGAGGGGGACGGCTTATATATATAGGGGCTGGTACAAGCGGGAGGCTCGGTATTTTAGATGCATCTGAATGTCCACCAACATATGGCACAGATCCTAATCTTGTTGTTGGAATAATAGCAGGTGGAGATAAAGCTATTAGAAATGCAGTGGAAGGTGCCGAAGATAACAAAGACGCTGGAAAGCAGGATTTGATAAACATAAATTTAACTGCAAATGATTCAGTTGTTGGAATAGCCGCAAGTGGAAGAACGCCATATGTAATAGGCGCTTTAGAGTATTGCAAAATGGTTGGCACATTTACAATAGGTTTATCGTGTAATCCAGAGGCAGGTTTTTCAGATGTAGTTGATGTTATGATAACACCTGTTGTAGGGCCAGAGGTGATAATGGGATCAACGAGAATGAAGGCAGGTACAGCACAGAAGCTAGTTTTAAATATGCTATCAACATGTACAATGATTAAACTTGGCAAAGTTTATAGCAATTTGATGGTGGATGTACAGGCAAATAATGAAAAATTATTAGAAAGGGCAAAAAGAATTGTTAAACTTGCAACAGGAGAGGATGATGAAATAATAAAAAAAACTTTACAAAAAACACACTACAATGTTAAACTTACAATTTTAATGATAGTAACTGGTCTTGATATGATGAAAGCCCAGGAACTTTTAAAATTGTCAGATGGATATATAGCTAAGGCAATTAAACTTAGTGAAAGGTGGTGA
- a CDS encoding 6-phospho-beta-glucosidase, producing the protein MPKKGLKISTIGGGSSYTPELIEGFIKRYDELPVKDLYLVDIEEGKEKLEIVGNLAKRMVEKAGVDINIHLTLDRREAIKDADFVTTQFRVGLLDARIRDEKIPLKYDVIGQETTGPGGFAKAQRTIPVILDICEDIEELSPDAWLINFTNPSGIITETVLKHTNVKAIGLCNVPIGMVYGVAEMLDVDVERVSIDFAGLNHLVWGTHVYLDGEDITEKLIDSFAGGKSMSMKNVPDLPWEPEFIKSLGMYPCPYHRYYYLTDKMLEEEKKDAATVGTRGEQVKKLEKELFELYKDPNLNIKPPQLEKRGGAHYSDAACSLISSIYNNKKDIQVVNVKNNGTILDLPDDVVIETNAVIDRNGAHPINIGHVPTKIRGLMQSVKAYEELTIEAGVTGDYYTALQALTIHPLVPSLTVAKKILDDIIRENIYYLPQYK; encoded by the coding sequence ATGCCTAAAAAGGGTTTAAAAATATCTACAATAGGAGGAGGTTCTAGCTATACACCTGAATTAATAGAGGGTTTTATAAAAAGATATGATGAATTACCCGTAAAAGATTTATATTTAGTGGATATAGAAGAGGGGAAAGAGAAACTAGAGATAGTAGGAAATCTTGCAAAGCGCATGGTTGAAAAAGCAGGCGTGGATATAAATATTCATTTAACTCTAGATAGGCGTGAAGCAATAAAAGATGCAGACTTTGTAACTACACAGTTTAGGGTTGGACTTTTAGATGCACGAATCAGAGATGAGAAAATACCTTTAAAATATGATGTAATAGGACAGGAGACGACAGGTCCCGGCGGATTTGCAAAGGCTCAGAGGACAATACCGGTCATACTTGATATATGTGAAGACATAGAAGAACTATCTCCAGATGCATGGCTTATTAACTTTACAAATCCTTCAGGTATAATTACAGAAACGGTTTTAAAACATACAAATGTAAAAGCAATTGGACTTTGCAATGTTCCAATAGGTATGGTATATGGCGTTGCAGAAATGTTAGATGTAGATGTAGAAAGAGTATCGATAGATTTTGCAGGGCTTAATCATCTTGTATGGGGTACACATGTGTATTTAGATGGTGAAGACATCACAGAAAAATTAATAGACAGTTTTGCTGGAGGTAAGTCAATGTCGATGAAAAATGTGCCTGACTTACCATGGGAGCCAGAGTTTATTAAATCGCTTGGCATGTATCCGTGTCCATATCATAGGTATTATTATTTAACTGATAAAATGTTGGAAGAAGAAAAGAAAGATGCAGCGACGGTAGGGACAAGAGGTGAACAGGTAAAAAAACTTGAAAAAGAATTATTTGAATTATATAAAGATCCGAACCTCAATATAAAGCCGCCACAACTTGAAAAAAGAGGCGGTGCACATTACTCTGATGCTGCGTGTTCGCTTATAAGTTCTATATACAACAACAAAAAAGATATACAAGTAGTTAACGTAAAAAACAATGGAACAATTTTAGATCTGCCTGATGATGTAGTAATAGAAACAAATGCGGTGATAGATAGAAATGGTGCACATCCAATAAATATAGGTCATGTGCCGACAAAGATAAGAGGATTAATGCAGTCTGTTAAGGCGTATGAGGAATTAACAATCGAAGCTGGTGTGACAGGCGATTACTATACTGCACTTCAAGCTTTAACAATACATCCTTTAGTTCCATCATTAACCGTAGCTAAAAAAATACTCGATGATATTATTAGAGAGAACATATATTACTTGCCGCAATATAAATGA
- a CDS encoding MurR/RpiR family transcriptional regulator yields the protein MQDILMAIKELGPSYKPSEEKIAKYIMENVATVTELTINELAKACDTSEASIVRFCRTIGLKGFQELKIRIAASLSKQAKKLDGGITDDDNIADVIQKIANFNKQAIDSTISLLDVDSINDAVEALSNAKKIDFYGVAASGIVAYDAMLKFLRINIPCTAYQDTHVQLTSAANLEKGDVAFGISYSGCTKEIVEAIKVAKNSGATTISLSKLGQFPLIKVADINLFVSSEEAMFRSAAMASRIAQLSVIDILFILVARKKYNDVVKYLENTSEVLSMRKTYK from the coding sequence ATGCAAGACATTTTAATGGCCATTAAAGAACTTGGACCATCTTACAAACCATCAGAAGAAAAGATTGCAAAATACATCATGGAAAATGTTGCAACTGTGACAGAACTAACGATTAATGAGCTTGCAAAGGCTTGTGATACAAGTGAAGCAAGCATAGTCAGATTTTGCAGGACAATTGGGCTAAAAGGGTTTCAAGAGCTAAAAATTCGCATAGCAGCATCTTTATCCAAACAGGCAAAAAAGCTTGATGGCGGTATTACAGATGACGATAATATTGCAGATGTTATTCAAAAAATAGCGAATTTTAACAAACAGGCAATTGATAGTACTATCTCTTTGCTTGACGTTGATAGTATTAATGATGCTGTTGAGGCATTGTCAAATGCAAAGAAAATAGACTTTTATGGTGTTGCTGCATCGGGTATTGTTGCATATGATGCAATGCTCAAATTCCTGAGGATTAATATACCATGTACAGCATATCAAGATACACATGTTCAACTAACATCGGCAGCAAACTTAGAGAAAGGTGATGTAGCATTTGGGATTTCATATTCTGGCTGCACTAAAGAAATAGTAGAGGCAATAAAAGTAGCTAAAAATTCAGGTGCAACAACTATTAGTTTGAGCAAACTTGGACAATTTCCTCTTATTAAAGTAGCAGATATTAATCTCTTTGTATCATCTGAAGAAGCGATGTTTAGGTCTGCTGCCATGGCGTCAAGAATTGCACAATTAAGTGTTATTGACATACTATTTATACTTGTCGCAAGGAAAAAATACAATGATGTTGTAAAATATCTTGAGAATACCAGCGAAGTACTATCAATGCGAAAGACATATAAGTAA
- a CDS encoding family 1 glycosylhydrolase — MKGFPKNFLWGGATAANQYEGGWNEGGKGINTADVMTAGSITVPRRVTYRNVKTGETGSEVAFGDVKFPKDCIPAVIDGEYYPSHVASDFYHRYKEDIAYMGEMGFKTFRLSMNWARIFPNGDDAEPNKEGLKFYDAVFDECAKYGIEPLVTLSHFETPIQLTIKYGGWSNRKCIDLFENYAKTVFKHYEGKVKYWLTFNEINCMEFAPFVAGGLSDPSPQNKAQAAHNQFVASAKAVKAAHEINENIKVGQMLAYPPIYAYTCDPNDQLKVMEMTQTTLFYSDVQTGGHYPAYRLKKYEREGIVLDTEPEDFELIERYTADFLSFSCYGSTTVTTHEEVDKSGGNFMMGVKNPYLETNAWGWATDPACLRIALNTLYDRYHKPLWIVENGIGWDDKKEKDGSIHDTYRIDYLRKNIKSMRDAINIDGVDLMGYTMWGCIDLVSASTGEMKKRYGFVYVDRDDLGNGTLERSKKDSFYWYKKVIETNGEDLD; from the coding sequence ATGAAAGGTTTTCCTAAGAATTTTTTATGGGGTGGCGCAACTGCTGCCAATCAGTATGAAGGTGGATGGAATGAAGGAGGGAAGGGCATCAACACAGCAGACGTTATGACAGCAGGTTCTATTACGGTTCCTCGTCGAGTGACTTATAGAAATGTAAAAACTGGTGAAACGGGTTCAGAGGTTGCTTTTGGAGATGTAAAATTCCCTAAAGATTGTATTCCTGCAGTAATTGATGGTGAATACTATCCAAGCCATGTTGCAAGTGATTTTTATCATCGATATAAAGAAGACATCGCATATATGGGCGAAATGGGCTTTAAGACCTTTCGTTTAAGTATGAATTGGGCACGTATTTTCCCAAATGGCGATGATGCAGAGCCTAATAAAGAGGGTTTGAAATTTTATGACGCAGTTTTTGATGAATGTGCAAAATATGGCATTGAACCACTTGTGACATTATCACATTTTGAGACACCTATTCAATTAACAATTAAATATGGCGGCTGGTCAAATAGAAAATGTATAGATTTATTTGAAAATTATGCAAAAACTGTTTTTAAACATTATGAAGGAAAAGTAAAGTACTGGCTAACCTTTAACGAAATTAATTGTATGGAGTTCGCACCGTTTGTTGCAGGTGGATTGTCTGATCCATCACCTCAAAACAAAGCACAAGCAGCTCACAATCAATTTGTTGCAAGTGCAAAGGCTGTAAAAGCTGCACATGAAATTAATGAAAATATAAAAGTAGGACAAATGCTGGCGTATCCGCCAATTTATGCTTATACATGTGATCCTAATGATCAATTAAAGGTTATGGAAATGACTCAGACAACATTATTCTATTCAGATGTACAGACAGGCGGACATTATCCAGCTTATCGGTTGAAAAAATATGAAAGAGAAGGTATTGTACTGGATACAGAACCTGAAGATTTTGAGCTTATTGAAAGGTATACAGCCGATTTTTTAAGTTTCTCTTGTTATGGTTCGACTACAGTTACAACACATGAAGAAGTTGACAAAAGCGGCGGTAATTTTATGATGGGAGTAAAAAACCCATATTTAGAGACAAATGCATGGGGATGGGCTACTGATCCAGCATGTTTAAGAATTGCATTAAATACTTTATATGATCGTTACCATAAACCTTTATGGATTGTAGAAAATGGCATTGGATGGGATGATAAAAAAGAGAAAGATGGAAGCATACATGATACTTACCGTATCGATTATTTGCGCAAAAATATTAAATCAATGAGAGATGCTATAAATATTGATGGTGTTGATTTGATGGGATATACGATGTGGGGATGCATTGACTTGGTTTCTGCTTCAACTGGAGAAATGAAGAAACGGTATGGATTTGTTTATGTTGATCGTGATGATTTGGGAAATGGAACATTGGAAAGAAGCAAGAAAGATAGTTTCTATTGGTACAAAAAGGTGATTGAAACAAATGGGGAAGATTTAGATTAA
- a CDS encoding PTS transporter subunit EIIC, with the protein MEHLLESKFMIKLQDFGQKLGRNKFLTALQGAMMSLTGIIMVGAIFQILSAVGSESMLNLFSTKSKIYSILYLPYQFTMNSLSLWVVAILAYNYAKNLKMKSPIMNAVDALVSFLLVSGTLITNKQGITGIDMTYLGAQGMFIGFAVVFISVHIEKFCADKNIRIKMPDVVPQFLQDGFASILPLLFSVIFFLTVSTIVSAATGGAYNVPSGFMKVLGIPLNVLISVPGMFILGIFAALLWCFGIHGSMIVFSVVFPLLIQAAVSNAALHQAGKPLVFYPVVLFGAISIAGGTGNTLPLVLMGLKSKSKQICAVSKIALVPGWFNINEPVTFGMPIMYNPILCIPYVLNIPVVMLCTYLGYKFGFLQPQWIPIFSLLPMGFGNYLGTLRWQNAIWDYLMLIPSAIVWYPFFKIYERQLVAKEKAAALEEAKYE; encoded by the coding sequence ATGGAACATTTATTAGAAAGCAAATTTATGATTAAACTTCAGGACTTTGGCCAAAAGCTAGGACGAAATAAGTTTTTAACTGCATTACAAGGTGCCATGATGTCGTTAACGGGTATTATCATGGTTGGTGCTATATTCCAAATTCTTTCTGCGGTAGGCAGCGAAAGCATGTTAAACCTTTTTAGCACAAAGAGTAAAATTTATTCAATTCTCTATCTACCGTATCAATTCACAATGAATTCTTTATCATTGTGGGTTGTTGCAATACTAGCATATAATTATGCTAAAAATTTAAAAATGAAATCCCCTATAATGAATGCTGTTGATGCATTGGTAAGCTTTCTATTGGTATCTGGAACTTTAATTACAAATAAACAAGGAATTACAGGCATTGATATGACTTATCTTGGTGCTCAAGGCATGTTTATTGGTTTTGCGGTTGTGTTTATATCTGTGCATATTGAAAAATTCTGTGCTGATAAGAATATTCGCATAAAAATGCCTGATGTTGTACCTCAATTCCTACAAGACGGTTTTGCATCAATTTTACCATTATTATTTAGTGTTATTTTCTTCTTGACAGTTTCTACGATTGTTTCAGCAGCTACTGGAGGAGCTTACAATGTGCCTTCTGGATTTATGAAAGTATTAGGAATTCCATTAAATGTTTTGATTTCAGTTCCAGGTATGTTTATCCTCGGCATTTTTGCCGCATTGTTATGGTGCTTTGGAATTCATGGCAGCATGATTGTATTCTCAGTAGTTTTTCCTTTACTTATTCAGGCAGCAGTTTCAAATGCTGCGTTACATCAAGCTGGTAAACCATTGGTATTCTATCCTGTTGTATTATTTGGTGCAATATCAATTGCTGGTGGTACAGGCAATACTTTACCGCTTGTGCTAATGGGATTAAAATCAAAATCGAAACAAATCTGTGCTGTTTCAAAAATTGCCCTTGTTCCTGGATGGTTTAATATTAACGAACCTGTTACATTTGGTATGCCAATAATGTACAATCCTATTCTTTGCATTCCATATGTATTAAATATCCCTGTTGTTATGCTTTGCACATATCTTGGGTATAAATTTGGCTTCTTACAACCTCAATGGATACCTATATTTTCTTTGCTTCCGATGGGGTTTGGCAATTATCTGGGGACATTAAGATGGCAAAATGCAATTTGGGATTATTTAATGTTGATTCCTTCTGCGATTGTTTGGTATCCATTCTTTAAGATTTATGAGAGGCAATTAGTTGCTAAAGAAAAAGCTGCTGCTTTAGAAGAAGCAAAATACGAATAG
- a CDS encoding PTS transporter subunit EIIC — protein sequence MEFSFPIYVLYCWKSDLFLKKNIVIRLPEGIIPAIANSFISLLPVAAVILLIWFIQVSIGSDITKFLQIIFSLLVFGLNTIWGLCIHVLIMCLLWTVGIHERLYWILL from the coding sequence ATGGAATTCTCCTTTCCCATTTATGTCTTGTATTGTTGGAAATCTGACCTATTTCTTAAGAAAAATATTGTCATAAGATTGCCCGAAGGAATTATACCTGCCATAGCCAATTCTTTTATATCACTTTTGCCAGTTGCAGCTGTTATATTGTTAATATGGTTTATTCAAGTATCAATTGGCTCTGATATTACTAAATTTTTACAAATAATTTTTAGCCTTTTAGTATTTGGATTAAACACAATATGGGGATTATGTATTCATGTATTAATAATGTGTTTATTATGGACAGTAGGGATTCATGAACGACTTTATTGGATTCTGTTGTAG
- a CDS encoding MupG family TIM beta-alpha barrel fold protein: protein MNIGVSIYSNEEFTLENNMKYIRLAKENGVEKVFTSLNMLEINYKEKLKKIKKLIKYIKSFNMQITVDISPKILNIVGSTYDNLSAFYELGFDYLRLDYGFLPNEIAIMTKNKFNIGIELNASTIKKELIEDLIKKGANIRNLRTCHNFYPKPYTGLSYRFFVEQTKMIKGYGLKVSAFIPSQKGKRGPIYEGLPTIENHRNLNPEIAAKYFIYSGLVDDIYFGDAYAHEDEIKSVTSIDKNVIELKIITYDCLSEIEKNIIFNTIHTNRLDASEYVVRSKESRMCFKNTSEIYAHNCIGREKYSVTIDNNGFKRYSGELNICMSNMSKDNRVNVVGYIPDDEHILVDLIKPGTKFRFKKI from the coding sequence ATGAATATAGGAGTATCAATATATTCAAATGAAGAATTTACTTTAGAGAATAATATGAAATATATAAGATTAGCAAAAGAAAATGGTGTAGAAAAAGTATTTACATCACTCAATATGCTAGAAATAAATTATAAAGAAAAATTAAAAAAAATAAAAAAGCTAATAAAGTATATAAAATCATTTAATATGCAAATAACAGTAGATATATCTCCTAAAATTTTAAATATTGTTGGTTCGACTTATGATAATTTATCTGCATTTTACGAATTAGGATTTGATTACCTCAGGCTCGATTATGGATTTTTACCAAATGAAATTGCTATAATGACTAAAAATAAATTTAATATTGGAATTGAATTAAATGCAAGTACTATAAAGAAAGAATTAATCGAGGATTTAATAAAGAAAGGAGCAAATATAAGAAATCTAAGAACATGTCATAATTTTTATCCAAAACCATATACTGGTCTGTCATATAGGTTTTTCGTAGAACAGACAAAGATGATTAAAGGATATGGATTAAAGGTATCTGCATTCATACCGTCGCAGAAAGGCAAAAGAGGACCAATATATGAAGGTTTACCAACAATCGAGAATCATAGAAATTTAAATCCTGAAATAGCTGCAAAATATTTTATATATTCTGGATTAGTTGATGATATATATTTTGGGGATGCATATGCTCACGAAGATGAAATAAAATCAGTGACTTCGATTGATAAAAATGTAATTGAATTAAAGATTATTACTTACGATTGCTTGTCTGAAATTGAAAAAAATATAATATTTAATACCATTCATACGAATAGACTCGATGCATCTGAATATGTAGTAAGATCAAAAGAATCAAGAATGTGTTTTAAAAATACTTCAGAAATATATGCTCATAATTGCATAGGAAGAGAAAAATACAGTGTTACTATAGACAATAATGGCTTTAAGAGATACTCGGGTGAACTAAATATATGTATGTCGAATATGTCAAAGGATAATAGAGTTAATGTAGTTGGTTATATACCTGATGATGAGCATATTCTGGTTGATTTAATTAAACCAGGAACAAAATTTAGGTTTAAAAAAATTTGA
- a CDS encoding nucleotidyltransferase substrate binding protein produces MKRFEFTYELVWKLMKVFIKYECGEDIRFPREIFIEAITTGIVEDGGIK; encoded by the coding sequence ATTAAGCGGTTTGAGTTTACTTATGAATTGGTGTGGAAATTGATGAAAGTATTTATAAAATATGAATGTGGTGAAGATATTAGGTTTCCGAGAGAAATATTCATAGAAGCTATTACAACAGGAATTGTTGAGGATGGTGGAATTAAATAG
- a CDS encoding glycoside hydrolase family 1 protein: protein MNHSKLKPFPKDFLWGASTSAYQVEGAWNEDGKGPSVIDMGKHPEGTSDFKVASDHYHRYKKDIALFAEMGLKAYRFSIAWTRIYPKGTGEINEKGIAFYNDLINELLSHNIEPIVTMYHFDLPYALQEKGGWSNRDTIDAYENYAKTLFKYFGDRVKYWLTINEQNMMILYGAVLGTVDSKIENPQKELYQQNHHMLLAQAKAMKLCHEMCPNAKIGPAPNIISIYPASSKPEDVLAASNFSSIRNWLYLDAAVFGRYNSIAWNYMEEKGYTPIIQEGDMEILKSGKPDFIAFNYYSTSTVAESKNDPSDKNSTGDQQIAIGEPGVYRGVSNPYLEKTEFGWEIDPIGFRSTLRELNERYNLPLLVTENGLGAYDKLEEGDVVNDDYRIDFLRKHIEQAKLAITDGVNLIGYCPWSAIDLVSTHQGFSKRYGFIYVNRDEFDLKDLRRIKKKSFYWYKNVIESNGDKL from the coding sequence ATGAATCACTCAAAATTAAAACCATTTCCAAAAGACTTTTTATGGGGAGCATCCACATCAGCATATCAAGTAGAAGGGGCATGGAATGAAGACGGAAAAGGACCATCTGTCATTGATATGGGAAAGCATCCTGAGGGAACATCAGATTTTAAAGTAGCTAGTGATCATTATCATCGATATAAAAAAGATATAGCTTTATTTGCAGAAATGGGTCTTAAAGCTTATCGCTTTTCTATTGCATGGACAAGAATTTATCCGAAAGGCACAGGGGAAATAAATGAAAAAGGTATTGCATTCTATAACGATTTAATTAATGAATTGCTATCACATAATATTGAACCTATTGTCACAATGTACCACTTTGATTTGCCATATGCATTGCAAGAAAAGGGCGGTTGGTCAAATAGAGATACGATAGATGCTTATGAGAACTACGCTAAAACTTTATTTAAATATTTTGGCGATCGCGTCAAATATTGGTTAACAATTAATGAACAAAATATGATGATTTTATACGGAGCAGTTCTTGGAACTGTTGATTCTAAAATAGAAAATCCACAAAAAGAATTGTATCAGCAGAACCACCATATGCTTTTGGCCCAGGCAAAAGCGATGAAACTATGCCATGAAATGTGTCCAAATGCAAAAATTGGTCCTGCGCCAAATATCATATCAATCTATCCCGCTAGTTCTAAGCCTGAAGATGTATTAGCTGCTTCAAACTTCTCGTCAATTCGCAACTGGCTGTACTTAGATGCAGCTGTGTTTGGGCGATACAATAGTATAGCATGGAACTATATGGAGGAGAAAGGATATACACCGATAATTCAAGAAGGAGATATGGAAATCTTAAAAAGTGGAAAGCCTGACTTTATCGCATTTAACTATTACTCAACATCAACTGTAGCTGAGAGTAAGAATGATCCTTCCGATAAAAATTCCACAGGAGATCAGCAGATTGCAATTGGAGAACCTGGAGTATACAGAGGAGTTTCTAATCCGTATTTAGAAAAAACAGAATTCGGATGGGAAATTGATCCTATAGGTTTTCGCAGTACATTGCGAGAATTAAATGAAAGATATAATTTGCCTTTATTAGTAACAGAAAATGGCTTAGGTGCTTATGACAAGTTAGAGGAAGGCGATGTAGTAAATGATGATTACAGGATTGATTTCTTACGTAAGCATATAGAACAAGCTAAGCTAGCGATTACTGATGGTGTAAACTTAATAGGATATTGTCCTTGGTCAGCTATTGACCTTGTCAGCACACATCAAGGATTTAGCAAGCGTTATGGCTTTATCTATGTCAATAGAGACGAATTTGATTTAAAGGACTTAAGAAGGATAAAGAAAAAGAGTTTTTATTGGTACAAAAATGTTATAGAATCTAATGGAGATAAGCTATAA
- a CDS encoding PTS lactose/cellobiose transporter subunit IIA, which translates to MDFEQIVFTIISHAGNARSLCFEALKCAREGNILGAENYIKNASEELLEAHHIQTDMIQKEASGDKQEVTLLLMHAEDHLMTAILAKELITEMIEIYKTLNNKKENSLNA; encoded by the coding sequence ATGGATTTTGAACAAATTGTATTTACAATAATTTCGCATGCAGGTAATGCTAGGAGTTTATGTTTTGAGGCATTAAAATGTGCAAGAGAAGGAAATATACTTGGAGCTGAAAATTATATAAAAAATGCAAGTGAAGAACTACTAGAAGCTCACCATATACAAACAGATATGATACAAAAAGAAGCATCTGGCGATAAACAAGAAGTTACACTTTTATTGATGCACGCAGAAGATCATCTAATGACAGCAATTCTTGCTAAAGAATTGATTACAGAGATGATTGAAATTTATAAAACACTAAATAATAAGAAGGAGAATTCTTTAAATGCCTAA
- a CDS encoding ISLre2 family transposase, producing the protein MLEISLNENEINFKDLEVEIYKLVCEEACKIMAQILMKIDDMLLEKRDKKEYRCKGKKHTNVKTIMGTVEFDKRIYGHINSEGKKEYVYLLDEYLKMDTIGHISTNLIEKVVENVTEISYREAAKNIESLTNQSISHTTAWNIIQKIGEKIAELEKQDIKLFKENKLRGEKETKMLFQEMDGLWLSMQGKDRPKGKKSRGKKEIKLAVAYDGWVKRSPGSNEYITHNKIACAGFASSKEFKELVDATIAKEYNIDEIEIKIINGDGASWIKESLGEEGVYFQLDPFHKSQAVIRNVENKKDARKLMKMLDEGKAEESLEYIAKLMIEQKDDEKQMKKLEKLYSYLVANKEGIKPYQKREEIKIPEAPEGIEYKHLGTMENNIFDTLASRMNAGKMSWTEKGANNLAKILALKTSGKLYSVVETYFNVIISKEKLTEIKEEIKLSAADVNKKQKKAKTYRIQRGGMPFEGCAMTNSRKAIREILRYKCLSELKVI; encoded by the coding sequence ATGCTAGAAATAAGTTTAAACGAAAATGAAATAAATTTCAAGGATTTAGAAGTAGAAATTTACAAATTAGTCTGCGAAGAAGCTTGTAAAATAATGGCTCAAATCCTTATGAAAATAGATGATATGCTACTAGAAAAAAGGGACAAAAAAGAATATAGGTGTAAAGGTAAAAAGCATACAAACGTAAAGACAATTATGGGCACTGTTGAATTTGATAAAAGAATTTATGGACATATAAATAGTGAAGGTAAAAAGGAATATGTTTATCTTTTAGATGAGTATTTAAAAATGGATACAATAGGGCATATATCAACAAATCTTATTGAAAAAGTTGTAGAAAATGTAACAGAAATATCATATAGAGAAGCAGCGAAAAATATAGAATCATTAACAAATCAAAGCATAAGCCATACAACTGCATGGAATATAATACAAAAGATTGGAGAGAAAATAGCGGAATTAGAAAAACAAGATATAAAACTATTCAAAGAAAACAAATTAAGAGGAGAAAAAGAAACAAAAATGTTATTTCAAGAAATGGATGGATTATGGTTATCTATGCAAGGCAAAGATAGACCAAAAGGCAAAAAAAGCAGAGGGAAGAAAGAAATAAAATTAGCAGTAGCATACGACGGATGGGTAAAAAGAAGCCCAGGAAGTAATGAATATATAACACATAATAAAATAGCATGTGCAGGATTTGCAAGCAGCAAAGAATTTAAAGAATTAGTAGATGCAACGATAGCAAAAGAATACAACATAGACGAAATAGAAATAAAGATAATAAATGGGGATGGAGCAAGTTGGATTAAAGAAAGCTTGGGAGAAGAAGGAGTATATTTTCAATTAGATCCATTTCATAAAAGCCAAGCAGTAATAAGGAATGTAGAGAACAAAAAAGATGCCCGCAAATTAATGAAAATGCTAGATGAAGGAAAAGCAGAAGAAAGCCTAGAATACATAGCAAAATTAATGATAGAGCAAAAAGATGATGAAAAGCAAATGAAGAAATTAGAAAAACTATATAGCTATTTAGTAGCCAATAAAGAAGGGATAAAACCATACCAAAAGAGAGAAGAAATAAAAATACCAGAAGCCCCAGAAGGAATAGAATACAAACATTTAGGAACAATGGAAAACAATATATTTGACACATTAGCAAGCAGAATGAATGCAGGAAAAATGAGTTGGACAGAAAAAGGTGCAAACAATTTAGCAAAGATATTAGCCTTAAAGACAAGTGGAAAACTTTATAGTGTAGTAGAAACATACTTCAATGTTATAATATCAAAAGAAAAATTAACAGAGATAAAAGAAGAAATAAAACTATCAGCAGCGGATGTAAACAAAAAGCAGAAAAAAGCAAAAACATATCGCATACAAAGAGGCGGTATGCCGTTTGAAGGTTGTGCAATGACAAACAGTCGAAAAGCAATAAGAGAAATACTCAGATACAAATGTTTAAGTGAATTAAAAGTCATATAA